The Zygosaccharomyces rouxii strain CBS732 chromosome A complete sequence genome window below encodes:
- the SCJ1 gene encoding Scj1p (similar to uniprot|P25303 Saccharomyces cerevisiae YMR214W SCJ1 dnaJ homolog), with protein MLFLLLISQLLTVLALAQDYYSILGLNKDASDKDVKSAYRQLSKKYHPDKNPGDESAHQRFIEVGEAYEVLSDPEKRGIFDQYGADGLKNGAGGGGGPGGGFGGFHDPFDIFEQMFNRGGGGGGFGGGFGGMHRGKGPSLRVHEELSLKDYYSGTGVEFELMLNDICDHCEGSGSEDGKVETCPDCGGQGILIQIIRMGIMTQRIQQPCGRCSGRGHIIKNQCKACGGHKVVKKPKSFQVEVPAGAPRDHVEVRHQEADQSTDMEAGDIFVEFTESDKNNMGYRRRGDHLFRTEVLSAREALAGGWSREIEFLDDAKKVKLQRPKGNIVHHGEIEQIPGFGMPKGSSGKSFGDLFVEYAVVMPAQFKQTNQWIRDEL; from the coding sequence ATGCTGTTTTTACTGCTGATATCACAGCTATTGACAGTACTGGCTCTAGCTCAAGATTACTATTCAATTCTCGGATTAAACAAGGATGCTTCTGATAAAGATGTTAAATCTGCCTATAGACAACTATCCAAGAAGTACCATCCTGACAAGAATCCTGGCGACGAAAGTGCtcatcaaagatttatAGAAGTCGGTGAAGCCTATGAAGTGTTGAGTGACCCTGAAAAGCGTGGAATTTTTGACCAGTATGGTGCAGATGGGCTCAAGAACGGcgctggtggtggtggtggtcctGGTGGCGGATTTGGTGGATTCCATGATCCCTTTGATATCTTTGAACAAATGTTTAACCGTGGTGGCGGCGGTGGTGgatttggtggtggatttgGTGGTATGCATAGAGGCAAGGGACCAAGTCTACGTGTACATGAAGAATTATCACTAAAGGACTACTACAGTGGTACAGGCGTTGAATTTGAGCTAATGTTAAATGATATCTGTGACCACTGTGAAGGTAGTGGATCTGAAGACGGAAAAGTGGAAACTTGTCCAGATTGTGGCGGCCAAGGTATTCTGATTCAAATAATTAGAATGGGTATAATGACTCAAAGGATCCAGCAACCATGTGGACGTTGTAGTGGTAGAGGTCACATCATAAAGAACCAATGCAAAGCTTGCGGAGGACACAAAGTCGTTAAAAAGCCAAAATCATTCCAAGTTGAAGTACCTGCAGGGGCTCCTAGAGATCATGTCGAAGTTAGGCACCAAGAAGCTGATCAAAGTACTGATATGGAGGCAGGTGATATCTTTGTAGAGTTTACAGAAAGCGACAAGAATAATATGGGttacagaagaagaggtGACCATTTGTTCCGTACCGAAGTTCTAAGTGCTAGAGAGGCATTGGCAGGTGGCTGGTCAAGGGAAATTGAATTCCTTGACGATGCAAAGAAAGTTAAACTACAAAGGCCAAAGGGTAACATTGTCCACCACggtgaaattgaacaaatcCCAGGGTTTGGTATGCCCAAAGGTAGTAGTGGTAAATCCTTTGGTGATCTTTTCGTTGAATACGCTGTTGTAATGCCTGCGCAATTCAAGCAAACTAACCAGTGGATAAGAGATGAGTTGTAA
- the CAF20 gene encoding Caf20p (similar to uniprot|P12962 Saccharomyces cerevisiae YOR276W CAF20 Phosphoprotein of the mRNA cap-binding complex involved in translational control repressor of cap-dependent translation initiation competes with eIF4G for binding to eIF4E), protein MVRYTIEELLQLKPSEALTPNFDAVEFRAMIEKVKHLQALKEEEFGHFGHFNRRRSSHHHGKPKVKHTKPKVTIDSDGWSTFEANKKGSGDEEEQEKPARESAPQPTIAQETIKVKPNNKNISSTKPADAKDIVADKPIQSFNAFAALESEEEDDE, encoded by the coding sequence ATGGTTAGATACACTATTGAGGAATTATTACAACTAAAACCAAGTGAAGCCTTGACTCCAAACTTCGATGCGGTTGAGTTCAGAGCTATGATTGAAAAAGTTAAGCACTTACAAGCTttgaaggaagaagaattcgGTCATTTTGGTCACTTCAACCGCAGAAGATCATCACATCACCATGGCAAGCCAAAGGTTAAACACACCAAACCTAAGGTAACTATTGATTCTGATGGTTGGTCTACTTTTGAAGCTAATAAGAAGGGAAGcggtgatgaagaagaacaagaaaagcCTGCCCGTGAAAGTGCTCCACAACCAACAATTGCCCAAGAAACTATAAAAGTCAAACcaaacaacaaaaacaTTTCTTCTACCAAACCAGCAGATGCTAAAGATATTGTAGCTGATAAGCCAATTCAATCTTTCAACGCATTTGCAGCTCTTGAAagtgaagaggaagatgatgagtGA
- the CDC12 gene encoding septin CDC12 (highly similar to uniprot|P32468 Saccharomyces cerevisiae YHR107C CDC12 Component of the septin ring of the mother-bud neck that is required for cytokinesis septins recruit proteins to the neck and can act as a barrier to diffusion at the membrane and they comprise the 10nm filaments seen with EM), protein MTIESAPLPSIGISNLPNQRYKIVSDNGGSLTIMVCGESGLGKTTFINTLFQTTLKHGEGHGNRKHHPVKRTVEIDILRALLEEKNFTLRVNVIDTPGFGDNVNNNRAWQPIVDFIDDQHDSYMRQEQQPYRDVKYDLRVHAVLYFIRPTGHGLKPLDIETMKRISTRANLIPVIAKSDTLSAAELQSFKLRIRQVIEAQEIRIFTPPLNRDEGSVLSQDAAAVEHARQLIESMPFAVIGSEEKYDNGSGSLVSGRRYPWGLVEVENDLHCDFRKLRSLLLRTNLLDLILTTEELHYETYRRLRLEGHAEDNDPALPVRAPARKLSHNPKYKEEENALKKYFTDQVKAEEQRFRQWEQNIVNESIRLNGDLEEMQNKLKKLEEQVRKLQLQKH, encoded by the coding sequence ATGACAATTGAGAGTGCTCCCTTAccatcaattggtatttccaatttacctAATCAAAGGTATAAAATTGTTAGTGATAATGGTGGTTCACTCACCATTATGGTTTGTGGTGAAAGTGGCCTTGGTAAGACTACCTTTATCAATACACTTTTCCAAACTACTCTAAAACACGGAGAAGGACATGGTAATAGAAAACATCATCCCGTGAAAAGAActgttgaaattgatatCCTTAGAGCTCTTTTGGAAGAGAAAAACTTCACACTACGTGTTAACGTGATAGACACACCGGGATTCGGCGATAATGTTAATAATAATCGAGCATGGCAACCAATTGTGGATTTTATCGATGATCAACACGATTCATACATGCGTCAAGAACAACAACCTTACAGAGATGTTAAATATGACTTGAGAGTTCATGCAGTTCTTTACTTTATTCGTCCAACTGGCCATGGATTAAAACCATTGGATATTGAAACTATGAAGAGAATTTCCACCAGAGCCAATTTGATTCCAGTTATTGCCAAAAGTGATACTTTAAGTGCAGCTGAGCTGCAAAGTTTCAAACTTCGTATTAGACAGGTGATTGAAGCTCAGGAGATTAGAATCTTTACACCGCCATTGAACAGAGATGAAGGCTCTGTTTTATCACAagatgctgctgctgtcGAACATGCTAGACAATTGATTGAATCGATGCCATTTGCAGTAATCGGatctgaagaaaaatatgACAATGGGTCAGGATCATTAGTGAGTGGTAGAAGATATCCATGGGGGTTAGTTGAAGTGGAAAACGATTTACACTGTGATTTCCGTAAATTAAGATCCCTTTTGTTAAGAACAAATCTATTAGATCTGATTTTGACCACTGAAGAATTACATTATGAAACTTACAGACGTTTAAGATTAGAAGGTCATGCAGAAGATAATGATCCAGCATTACCGGTCAGAGCACCGGCCAGAAAGTTGTCCCATAATCCTAAATATAAGGAGGAGGAAAATGCTCTAAAGAAATATTTCACAGATCAAGTTAAGGCCGAAGAACAACGTTTTAGACAATGGGAACAAAATATCGTTAATGAAAGCATTAGACTAAATGgtgatttggaagaaatgcAAAATAAACTAAAGAAGTTAGAGGAACAAGTTAGGAAGTTACAATTACAGAAGCATTAG
- the TRR2 gene encoding thioredoxin-disulfide reductase TRR2 (highly similar to uniprot|P29509 YDR353W Saccharomyces cerevisiae TRR1 Thioredoxin reductase) translates to MLVNSGRTLFSRASSTTSTTNTIIKRMVHNKVTIIGSGPAAHTAAIYLARAEIKPTLYEGMMANGIAAGGQLTTTTDIENFPGFPQGLLGSELMDRMKEQSVKFGTEVITETISKVDLSSKPFKFWTEFNEDGPANTTDAMILATGASARRVNLPGEETYWQQGISACAVCDGAVPIFRNKPLAVIGGGDSACEEAGFLTKYGSKVYLLVRKDHLRASTIMQRRVQKNDKIEILYNTVAVEAKGDGKLLNTLRIKNVKENQESDLQVNGLFYAIGHTPATSIVQGQVTTDESGYIKTIPGTAETNVPGFFAAGDVQDSKYRQAITSAGTGCMAGLDAERYLSSLE, encoded by the coding sequence ATGTTGGTTAATTCAGGTCGCACTCTCTTCAGTAGAGCATCAAGCACAACAAGCACAACAAACACAATAATTAAAAGAATGGTTCACAACAAAGTCACGATCATCGGTTCCGGTCCAGCTGCCCACACTGCAGCCATCTATTTGGCAAGAGCTGAAATCAAACCAACTCTTTACGAAGGTATGATGGCTAACGGTATTGCTGCTGGTGGTCAGTTAACTACTACTACTGATATCGAGAATTTCCCAGGTTTCCCACAAGGTCTTCTAGGATCTGAACTTATGGACCGTATGAAGGAGCAAAGTGTCAAATTTGGTACTGAAGTCATTACCGAAACTATCTCTAAGGTGGATTTGTCTTCTAAGCCTTTCAAATTCTGGACTGAATTTAACGAAGATGGCCCTGCCAACACTACCGATGCCATGATCCTGGCAACTGGTGCCTCCGCTAGAAGAGTGAACCTACCAGGTGAAGAAACTTACTGGCAACAGGGTATTTCTGCCTGTGCTGTCTGTGATGGTGCAGTTCCTATCTTCAGAAACAAGCCATTGGCCGTTatcggtggtggtgattcCGCTTGTGAAGAAGCTGGATTTTTAACCAAATACGGTTCCAAGGTGTACTTGCTAGTTCGTAAGGACCATCTACGTGCATCTACTATCATGCAAAGACGTGTACAAAAGAACGACAAGATTGAGATTCTATACAACACTGTAGCAGTGGAAGCAAAGGGTGATGGTAAGTTGTTGAACACCCTACGTATCAAGAACGTCAAGGAAAACCAAGAAAGTGATCTACAAGTCAACGGTCTGTTCTACGCCATCGGTCATACCCCAGCTACTTCTATCGTCCAAGGTCAAGTGACTACCGATGAGAGCGGATACATCAAGACTATCCCTGGTACTGCTGAAACCAACGTTCCAGGTTTCTTTGCCGCTGGTGACGTCCAAGACTCTAAGTACAGACAAGCTATTACTTCTGCAGGTACTGGTTGTATGGCTGGTTTGGATGCCGAAAGATACTTGTCATCTTTGGAATAA
- the YPT35 gene encoding Ypt35p (similar to gnl|GLV|CAGL0I01144g Candida glabrata CAGL0I01144g and some similarities with uniprot|P38815 Saccharomyces cerevisiae YHR105W YPT35 Hypothetical ORF): protein MNKVDILMPEPISLMDDESQVRNLNQIYSLQRCQVSDCTIVNGENGTKFAVWKITLLLHPQDTASQQVYYPRVETFRRYSDFCQLREQLIKRCIDEQRPNIDVPELPPGVKWYDVWRYQEINLNRKWLSKRRQGLEFFLNHVLLNGELISLARDLVVKFLEPPQTD from the coding sequence ATGAATAAGGTTGACATTTTAATGCCTGAGCCCATCTCTTTGATGGATGACGAGTCTCAAGTGCGCAATTTGAATCAGATTTACAGTCTTCAAAGATGCCAGGTTAGTGATTGCACTATAGTTAATGGGGAAAACGGTACAAAGTTTGCAGTTTGGAAGATAACATTACTACTACATCCCCAAGATACTGCTTCACAACAGGTTTATTACCCCCGAGTGGAAACGTTCAGACGTTACAGTGATTTTTGTCAATTAAGAGAGCAGTTGATAAAACGTTGTATCGATGAGCAGAGACCCAACATAGATGTACCTGAGTTACCACCGGGTGTGAAATGGTACGATGTGTGGCGTTACCAAGAAATCAATTTGAACCGTAAGTGGTTGTCGAAGAGACGTCAAGGATTAGAATTCTTCCTAAACCACGTTCTCTTGAATGGGGAACTGATATCACTAGCAAGAGACCTAgtggtgaaatttctaGAGCCACCACAAACGGACTAA
- the GRE3 gene encoding trifunctional aldehyde reductase/xylose reductase/glucose 1-dehydrogenase (NADP(+)) (highly similar to uniprot|P38715 Saccharomyces cerevisiae YHR104W GRE3 Aldose reductase involved in methylglyoxal d-xylose and arabinose metabolism stress induced (osmotic ionic oxidative heat shock starvation and heavy metals) regulated by the HOG pathway), whose protein sequence is MASVVALNNGNKMPLVGLGCWKIPNETCSQQIYDAISVGYRVFDGAQDYGNEKEVGEGVRRAIKDGLVKREELFVVSKLWNSFHHPKNVKLALKRTLSDMGLDYLDLFYIHFPIALKPVSFEEKYPPGLYTGEADAKAGVLSEEPVPILDTYRALEECVEEGLIKSIGVSNFSGSIMLDLLRGARIPPAALQIELHPYLTQERYVKWVQSKGIQVVAYSSFGPQSFVDIGSEVAKATPPLFEHDVVKKIAAKHNVSTSQVLLRWATQQKVAVIPKSSKKERLRQNLLVDQEVTLTGDEIKEISGLNKNLRFNDPFTWSEKTPFPIFD, encoded by the coding sequence ATGGCAAGTGTGGTCGCTTTGAACAATGGTAACAAGATGCCCCTAGTGGGTCTAGGTTGCTGGAAGATTCCAAACGAAACTTGTTCCCAGCAAATCTACGATGCCATCTCTGTTGGCTACAGAGTATTCGACGGTGCTCAAGACTATGGTAATGAGAAAGAAGTCGGTGAAGGTGTCCGCAGGGCTATCAAAGACGGTTTGGTGAAGCGTGAAGAATTGTTCGTCGTTTCAAAGTTGTGGAACTCTTTCCACCACCCTAAGAACGTTAAGTTGGCTCTAAAGAGAACTTTGAGTGACATGGGCTTGGACTACTTGGACTTGTTCTACATCCATTTCCCAATTGCCTTGAAGCCTGTTTCCTTCGAAGAGAAATACCCACCAGGATTGTACACCGGTGAAGCTGACGCCAAGGCAGGTGTTCTATCTGAGGAACCAGTCCCTATCCTAGACACCTACAGAGCATTGGAAGAATGcgttgaagaaggtttgaTCAAGTCCATTGGTGTCTCCAACTTTTCCGGTTCTATTATGCTTGATTTGCTCCGTGGTGCTCGTATCCCACCAGCAGCTCTACAAATTGAATTGCACCCATATTTGACTCAAGAAAGATACGTCAAGTGGGTTCAATCTAAGGGTATCCAAGTCGTTGCATACTCTTCGTTTGGTCCTCAATCCTTTGTTGACATTGGCTCTGAAGTTGCAAAGGCCACACCACCACTATTTGAGCACGATGTGGTTAAGAAGATTGCTGCTAAGCACAACGTTTCCACCTCTCAAGTTCTATTGAGATGGGCCACTCAACAAAAGGTTGCAGTCATTCCAAAGTCAAGCAAGAAGGAACGTTTGAGACAAAACTTGTTGGTTGACCAAGAAGTCACCTTAACCGGAGATGAAATTAAGGAGATTTCTGGTCTAAACAAGAACTTGAGATTCAACGACCCATTCACCTGGAGTGAAAAGACTCCATTCCCTATTTTTGATTAG
- the YPQ2 gene encoding Ypq2p (similar to uniprot|Q06328 YDR352w Saccharomyces cerevisiae Hypothetical ORF), whose amino-acid sequence MSCSHSVWPWVSSANGVASFALSFVSLFPQIIETYRDKTVAGLSPLFLLAWVCGDITSLLGAVLTNQLTFQIVLAFYFLLNDLFVCGQYYYYGILHGNQLATAGHESKISYQEGTQNNDDHHHHHHSPTQRSSSPGLWQRFLSTFFLIGVSNALPLVYQEPGNAPPSAPLPSPESPLGTTLSWVGASFYVGARIPQLIKNYRRKSTDGISPLLFGTTLLCNLTYNFSILSSCDFIDSSDKSAFLWNAAPFIAGSAGTVAFDVLYFYQHYVLYSDDLHYREALTNHHEDDERAPLLE is encoded by the coding sequence ATGTCCTGTAGCCACAGTGTCTGGCCCTGGGTCTCTAGCGCCAATGGTGTGGCATCATTTGCATTATCATTTGTATCACTTTTCCCCCAAATTATAGAAACCTATAGGGATAAAACGGTTGCCGGTTTATCACCTTTATTCCTGCTGGCATGGGTCTGCGGTGATATTACTTCGCTACTCGGTGCTGTATTAACCAATCAACTTACCTTCCAAATCGTATTGGCATTTTATTTCTTACTTAACGACCTATTCGTATGTGGCCAGTACTACTACTATGGAATACTGCATGGCAACCAACTGGCAACAGCAGGCCATGAGTCCAAGATTTCCTATCAAGAAGGAACTCAAAACAACGACgatcaccaccaccaccaccactcGCCAACACAACGTTCCAGCTCTCCCGGTCTTTGGCAAAGATTTTTATCGACTTTCTTCTTAATTGGCGTTTCAAACGCCCTCCCGCTAGTCTACCAAGAACCAGGGAATGCACCCCCATCTGCACCACTACCGTCACCTGAAAGCCCGCTCGGTACAACCCTATCATGGGTCGGCGCATCTTTTTACGTTGGGGCACGTATCCCACAGCTCATCAAGAACTACAGACGCAAATCTACAGACGGTATTTCTCCTCTACTGTTCGGCACAACACTATTGTGCAATTTGACTTACAACTTCAGCATCCTGTCGAGCTGTGATTTCATCGATTCTTCAGACAAATCGGCGTTCCTCTGGAATGCGGCGCCTTTTATTGCTGGTAGTGCAGGTACAGTGGCATTCGACGTCCTCTACTTCTACCAACACTACGTCCTCTATTCGGATGATTTGCACTACAGAGAGGCATTGACCAACCAccatgaagatgacgaaaGAGCGCCTTTGCTGGAATAG
- the SBE22 gene encoding Sbe22p (similar to uniprot|P38814 YHR103W Saccharomyces cerevisiae SBE Protein involved in the transport of cell wall components from the Golgi to the cell surface), translating into MTSKLETLREVSPPDLTRDLKNNSTTGTTNSSTGTNNNKMVGLGLGRRPSDNLLLNMTALEGLDLNEKDFSALSTPPPKKNFIQKSERPISNDSIATRTTELFSATSSDVNSGSSSIDNEQDIKERTAETIVPTMDQEVSQADESMVSTDGDDSHNSPPRPFLQQQQQQHHHHQQQHHQEPQKPILPPTQQQQRNQYIFSNGNRAKSQVALRPPPLHREMMEMAQPPQVPMGPSLYGHSNSTSAILPNKTPLTPSQRYRLRKAQNESALRKSIRKKEKFYDEQETNSQLKNDNFDASLVWNVPMASFSNSSFLEVADLQVGHHNHHNPHPHNHPHNHNIHNMNKNTNNTNPHRTNNRSKHTRNLSDPFHENSNKSMTSNGAGNNKIHPHHHSYPKGLPQPGANLSFLNFYDMPTSPIPGLSKTSDFEYMQQTSSNLTNIYENSSHNLSKSKLTERTASTDFLPLEFKTASDLGFEDLLLVSENKLEVTSHSRPSWLPPKSPEERKMHEEQISKSTSMASIEQLDRNKEKEGRIIKNETNRQKYVLLLDRGITRNSSLQSLRKIVWETALTDEVRYNVYDEVLQSDARAVTAHYLEPYQDMMDLLNKMDFPTAKEKEIEQLIDSGVRNKLSGQQDEISPELLLMLKLKSISRQGLQPGDELLFHHFLQSNSFTDLQQVWEMGNLVQMICFNDICKEKYDSRILNPRGIVAHYLLRSDDFKEEFNATALNSTTWWNVLQRVSHKLFMWIIDIIVVANNQCFKKYPIVKEDFQGKSWEYYRSKRVVNNYKILLAFALNVLLNYHFGFNDLKLLSSLDDPNFAIPMPLDHLLDADAINSMFIRKWLHYYKKF; encoded by the coding sequence ATGACTTCGAAGTTAGAAACTTTAAGAGAGGTTAGTCCACCCGATCTCACAAGAGATCTGAAGAATAATTCCACTACCGGTACGACCAATAGCAGCACCGGCaccaataataataagatGGTTGGGTTGGGTCTTGGTAGGAGGCCCAGTGATAATTTATTGTTGAACATGACAGCTTTAGAGGGATTAGATctaaatgaaaaagatttttccGCATTAtcaacaccaccaccaaagaaaaatttcattcagAAGAGTGAAAGACCGATTTCAAATGATTCGATCGCAACACGTACAACGGAATTGTTTAGTGCCACCTCATCAGATGTTAATAGtggatcttcatcaattgataATGAGCAGGATATAAAGGAAAGGACTGCTGAAACTATTGTACCAACGATGGATCAAGAAGTTTCACAAGCTGACGAATCAATGGTTTCCACAGATGGTGATGACAGTCATAACTCACCACCACGTCCCTttttacaacaacaacaacaacaacatcatcatcatcaacaacaacatcatcaaGAGCCTCAAAAACCAATACTGCCCCCAACGCAGCAACAGCAAAGAAACCAATACATTTTTAGCAATGGTAACAGGGCAAAGTCGCAGGTTGCACTAAGGCCACCCCCATTACATCGAGAAATGATGGAAATGGCACAACCACCTCAAGTACCGATGGGACCATCATTATATGGCCATTCGAATAGTACGTCTGCTATCTTACCGAACAAAACACCTCTAACACCATCTCAAAGGTATAGGTTGCGCAAAGCTCAGAATGAAAGTGCTTTGCGCAAATCAATTCGTAAGAAGGAGAAATTTtatgatgaacaagaaacaAACTCTCAACtgaaaaatgataattttgaCGCTTCACTGGTTTGGAACGTCCCAATGGCATCCTTTTCTAATAGTTCATTTCTGGAGGTTGCCGATTTACAAGTAGGTCATCACAACCATCACAACCCTCATCCTCATAACCATCCGCATAACCATAATATTCATAATATGAACAAGAATACGAATAACACTAATCCTCATCGAACAAACAATCGGTCTAAGCACACCAGAAATTTGTCTGATCCATTCCAtgaaaatagtaataaaTCAATGACATCAAATGGTGCTGGTAACAATAAAATacatcctcatcatcacaGTTATCCAAAAGGTTTACCACAACCAGGCGCCAActtatcatttttaaatttttatGATATGCCCActtcaccaataccagGTCTTAGTAAAACAAGTGATTTCGAGTACATGCAGCAGACAAGTTCCAATTTAACAAACATTTATGAAAATAGCTCCCataatttatcaaaaagCAAACTTACTGAAAGGACGGCATCAACAGATTTTTTACCCTTAGAATTTAAAACTGCAAGCGATCTCGGATTTGAAGACTTACTATTGGTCAGTGAAAATAAACTAGAAGTGACATCGCATTCAAGGCCAAGTTGGTTACCTCCAAAAAGTCCagaagaaaggaaaatgcATGAGGAACAAATCTCGAAATCGACAAGTATGGCATCGATCGAACAATTGGATAGaaataaagaaaaggaagGAAGAAtcattaaaaatgaaaCCAATAGGCAGAAGTACGTTCTTTTACTAGATAGAGGTATTACACGCAATTCCTCTTTACAAAGTCTAAGGAAAATCGTTTGGGAAACCGCATTGACTGATGAAGTTCGTTATAACGTTTACGATGAAGTTTTGCAAAGTGACGCTCGTGCAGTGACGGCTCATTATTTAGAACCATACCAAGATATGATGGATTTATTGAATAAAATGGATTTCCCAACtgcaaaggaaaaagagaTAGAACAATTGATAGACAGTGGTGTTCGTAATAAGTTGTCAGGTCAACAAGACgaaatttcaccagaatTATTGCTGATGTTAAAACTAAAATCAATCTCAAGACAAGGTTTACAACCGGGTGATGAGTTACTTTTCCATCATTTCTTACAGAGTAATTCATTTACCGATTTACAACAAGTTTGGGAAATGGGCAATTTGGTCCAAATGATATGTTTTAATGATATttgcaaagaaaaatacGATTCCCGTATCTTGAATCCAAGAGGTATTGTTGCACACTACTTGCTAAGATCGGACGATTTTAAGGAGGAGTTTAATGCAACCGCATTGAACTCTACAACCTGGTGGAACGTACTACAACGTGTAAGTCATAAACTATTCATGTGGATAATTGACATTATCGTGGTTGCCAACAATCAATGCTTTAAGAAGTACCCAATAGTAAAGGAAGATTTCCAAGGTAAGAGTTGGGAATACTACCGTTCCAAACGTGTAGTaaacaattacaagattttaCTGGCATTTGCTCTTAACGTTTTACTGAATTACCACTTTGGATTTAACGATTTAAAACTACTTTCAAGTCTTGACGATCCAAATTTTGCCATACCGATGCCCCTAGATCATTTGCTGGATGCCGACGCCATTAATTCGATGTTTATTCGTAAATGGCTTCATTACTACAAAAAGTTTTAA